In the genome of Chitinivibrio alkaliphilus ACht1, one region contains:
- a CDS encoding BLUF domain-containing protein has translation MYRVIYKSRMTTQLTRDAVESIMNESRERNAENNISGVLLASETHFLQILEGPFFPLNETFCRINKDTRHDTMQIISFREISKRVFENWGMRGLGVLNLNIDLAKRLRAKYGEEEGGLRFPHTEWQALALFFDLNMITRIP, from the coding sequence ATGTATCGTGTAATCTACAAAAGTCGCATGACCACACAGCTTACCAGGGATGCTGTTGAAAGTATTATGAATGAAAGTAGAGAACGAAACGCGGAAAATAACATCAGTGGGGTTCTCCTTGCATCGGAGACGCACTTTCTCCAAATTCTTGAAGGCCCCTTTTTCCCCCTCAATGAAACCTTTTGTCGTATCAATAAGGATACCCGCCACGATACCATGCAGATCATCTCTTTTCGTGAAATAAGCAAGCGGGTTTTTGAAAACTGGGGCATGCGTGGCTTAGGTGTCCTGAATCTCAATATCGATTTGGCAAAACGTCTGCGGGCAAAATATGGGGAAGAAGAAGGGGGCTTACGCTTTCCCCATACAGAATGGCAAGCCCTTGCACTGTTTTTTGATCTTAATATGATCACACGTATCCCCTAG
- the rlmB gene encoding 23S rRNA (guanosine(2251)-2'-O)-methyltransferase RlmB: MQKKKEINQPERQVFGIHAVTELVHGSPQTIDKIYFTDKNKQGALFSLMKRVKKEKLPYANIPATKLDKMVPRGSHQGVVAYKTVRSYDPESTIEDILEKEETPLFLVPASLEDPGNFGAIIRTATAFGVSAILLERKGTVGLNGTAAKTSAGTIDHMRIIKPAHLLKTLELLQQAGVQIVGAESGGETRIDQINLSKPTVLITGGEHRGIPPYLQKICNSRLSIPMDPKVESLNVSVAASLLLYERSRQMNFPCA; this comes from the coding sequence ATGCAGAAGAAAAAAGAGATTAATCAGCCGGAACGACAAGTGTTTGGTATTCATGCGGTAACCGAGCTGGTACATGGTTCTCCTCAAACCATTGATAAGATATACTTTACTGATAAAAATAAACAAGGAGCTCTATTTTCTCTCATGAAACGAGTAAAAAAGGAGAAGCTCCCCTATGCGAATATTCCCGCAACAAAATTGGATAAAATGGTCCCCAGAGGAAGTCATCAAGGGGTTGTTGCGTATAAAACGGTGCGATCTTATGATCCAGAATCTACCATTGAAGATATTTTAGAAAAAGAAGAAACACCTCTCTTTCTCGTGCCTGCTTCTCTCGAAGATCCAGGAAATTTTGGTGCTATTATCCGTACGGCAACCGCCTTTGGTGTCTCCGCCATACTCCTCGAACGAAAGGGTACGGTTGGACTCAATGGAACCGCAGCAAAAACATCCGCCGGCACCATCGATCATATGCGCATTATAAAGCCGGCCCACTTGCTGAAAACCCTCGAACTACTTCAACAAGCAGGAGTACAAATTGTTGGTGCAGAAAGTGGCGGAGAGACCCGTATTGACCAGATAAATCTCTCAAAACCAACCGTACTTATTACCGGCGGAGAACATCGCGGTATCCCTCCCTATCTGCAAAAGATATGCAATAGCCGTCTCTCCATACCGATGGATCCAAAAGTAGAATCTCTCAATGTGTCGGTTGCTGCGTCTCTTTTGCTATATGAACGAAGCAGACAAATGAATTTTCCCTGTGCCTAA